The Gordonia westfalica sequence TCTCTTCGTACATTCACCACCTGCGGTGAGTAGCTTAAAGCTTCCTGAGTGTCCAGGAGGCGGTTCACAATCTGCCAGAACCGGGTGAGGCTGATGCCGAACTCGTCTCGCACCTTCTGCTCGAGGTTGCCGGCGTAGTTCCATCT is a genomic window containing:
- a CDS encoding DUF3263 domain-containing protein, encoding MTDEEKAMLDLAGRRWNYAGNLEQKVRDEFGISLTRFWQIVNRLLDTQEALSYSPQVVNVRREPMKRAIALAAAALFTTTLRRSGEQSNV